The genome window GCGTTTGGTCATGATGCCGTGCATTATTATCAGTAGAGTGCTAATCCACCCATCTCCTCATACCGAATCCTAGCCCAATTAACCATGCTCTcggtctctcttctcttccaaacAGTCTCAACCAGCTCACGGCTCTGATGTACATACCCGAACCCGCAAGTCCGCTCCATGATCATGAGCCTATCTTGTACAACCATCCTCTGTTCAAGACAGTTGCATGCGCCACCTGCCATTACCAAAGGAAATAGTAAGCAGCTCTCGAGAGGACTGCCATATCGTATCTTTTGTGCCGAATCTAGAATATGCTGGACACACTCGAATACCTTTTCTGTAAGCGAGTAGCCTTCTGTGATTTGGTGGAGTCGGAGGCGGAGTGCCCATTCGTATGCGGTTGTTGCGTGGAGTACGTCGTCGTTGGTTGGCGACAAGGACGCAACGGCGCCTGCGAGACCACCATAGTCGTATGCCCAGTTATCCAATCTCCCTTGAACTcgttcagcttcttcgcGAAATAGAGCTTCGGAAGCCTCATCGACTCTTGTTCCGCGTTTGCTAGCCAGGTTGTTGACCCGATCGACCATATGGAACAGTTCTTTCGGTATTCCATATACTGCAGCATCATCGTTGCTGGAATCTTCAGTCGGTTCAGGTGTAGTCGCCACTGTCTTGTCGTCTATCAGAGGAGGCTTGCATgtgcttgttgttgctgcgcTGTCTAGAAAGCGTGCCAGCTTGACAAAGAACTTGAAGTGACCTGCCAGATTACCACCAGTCTGGGATTTGACTGTTGACAGGAGTCGCTTTGCACCCTGGAGGTGAAGCTTCCATCCTGCCGAGGTGCCATCGAACAGCTCCGACATACACAGAAGCAGACAAGATACCAGCGCAACATCAACTGAGCCCCCGTCGACATGAGGCAAGAGACCGGCCAAAGATTGTGTCGCTTGGCCTTTATGGTACAATGCCCTGTCTCGCATGTCGGGTTGGAGCTTCTGCCAGTGCGTTGCGCTCAAAGCGAGGACGCAATGAAGGATGAGCTGATTTGAGACGGCCATCGGTACGAGGTAGCTGAGATAGGGATTTGATGTCGTGTTTGGATGCCTTGATAGCACCGAGGCGACAATATTTGAGTAATGGTTTAGTAATGCTTTGTCGTGAGGAGATGTAATGTCCGGTACCAAGCTGGGCGTATACAGAGTGAGCGTCGTATTTGGTAGACTGTCCGGTGAGTCTTCAGCGACGGGAGGTGTTTCCGGGAGGATATCGAGCCAGCCTGAGTCAGTTGTCAAGTCCCAGGAAAGTTCTGGCAATGTCGCCGTCATGTCAACGTCTGCGCCGTCTACTGGAACGGCAGTGGACATTTGGCATAGCAAGTCGGCGATACTTAGGTCCACGTTGGACTGGACTGAACCTTGTGAAGGGTTTGGGCTTGGCGACGTCTCCGAAGATAGGTCGAGGACTTGTTCTGCGCTGAGCCATGATTCGTTGGTCCAGCTGTTGAGCCTCGGTCTACTTGCTCTCTCTGTCGGCCACGAACAGTCGAGGCAAAGTCTCCTGCAATCGCCACAACTGGGTTTCCTATGACAATGATGAGTCTGGCTCATCAAGACAAACGAGTTGGAGGCTTACCGCTCATCGcacttcttcttgcgcctTTTACACGTCAAACAGCCGGTCTGTACCCTGCGTATCTTGGCTTTCGGCTGACCACCAGAAATCCCATCGCTACCATCAAGCCCAAACTCTCCGGGAAAGGAAGCCGAGTACCCCTTGGGCCGACAAGGTAGGCTCAACCTACTGCACCGGTCACAGGGCACTCCACCCTTACAGCGCTGTTTGATCTCAGCGCACCGTAAGCAGCTATTACTCGGTCGCTCGCGCGTCGCCATGGTTTTGAGGTcaatgaggaggaggaaaagcTGGGGTAACGAGAGGGAGGAGGTATGGGTCACCCGGAATTAGGAACCGGCTCCCTCGTTATCTTGATAGCGCGTGAGTGCTAGACTGTTAACAGCTAGTTTGGTGATATGGTATCCGTCATATCAGGCGCTACAGTGGTATCAAGCGGGGTAGATAGCGCTGTCGTGTATGGGGCGATAGGGCGCTAACAGTGAGGTCTCCAGCGATCGGCCTGCGATGTTCAGAGAGTTGGCGGTTTATCATCAATCACTTACGCTCCCcttagggagcaagaaaatataagacctaagtttagggtaataaaataaattcaaagaaagttatcctaagtttacctaagttacctaaatcctTTTTTACTTAGGCTTAAGGTCTGGAGTTTTATTTCCCCCCCTAGGCTCCCTCAAATTGATACTACACGGCTCACGATATCGATGCTCATGACATTTTTCGTTTCAAGagaataatttaattacacTGTCTAAAACTATAGCTCATGTAAAGCAGTCCGAATAGCACCAGCAGTCTGCAGAATAAACTGCTTTGCCTGCCAAAGATCCTTATCCATATGCATAAATGGATGCGGTACGCCAGGGAACCGCTTCATCGTCACCTCATTCCCATGCTCAATCAGCTTCATACCGTAAGCTTCACCCTCGTCCCTTAATGGGTCAGCACCCGCTGTGTAAATGACAGTCTTTGCAAGATTATTAAAGTTGTCCGCCTTGAAAAGGTTGCCATAAATCGCGGGTATTTGCGCACGCTTCTCAGCAATCGCTTCGGGGGTTGAGCCCAGCGAACTCCatttgagcttgtcgaaCCAAGCGAGTCGGCCCCAATTGAGAGTTGGTGCATGCTCATTTTCTTGCATGGACTTGAATGGCGAatctgatgctgaagagTATTGACTCAAGTCGTCAATCACTGGTGTTCCAACAGCGACGAGCTTGAGAGGGATTCCAGCGTCGCGGGCCATGTGCGCCAGTGCAAGACTGATGAAACCGCCGGCTGAGACTCCACCAACGGAGATCCTCTCCGGGTCAATGCTGAATCTCTCAGCGCCCTTCTCGTAGATGTACTTGAGAGCAGCGAAACTATCGGTAACACCACAGGGGAAAGCATTCTCTGGCACGAGGCGATATGCGACGTCAATGACGGCAACGCCAGCGACGTTGCAGATATGTTTGCAAATATGACTCTCGGTATCAAGATCGCCTAGACCCCAACCGCCACCATGGTAGTCGATGTGTACAGGCCATGGACCATCAGTGTCGGGCTCATACACTCTCACATCGAGAGTGATGCCCTCATGAGTGACGATCTGGGTATCGTATTGGCGGGCGACATCTGGTGCAGGGCCAGTGCCGTACGAGTAGAGAACTGAGTACTTCGATCGAAGGATGCCGAGGTCGATTGGTTTGAGGGGAGTGTTGGCGACGTTGTCGTTGTagagcttctcaaagacagGGTCGAGTTTGCCCTTCATCGAGGGATGAACAGGCTGGAGAGCCTCATGCTTAGTGTCTTGTGTCATGGTGGTTGCTGCAAGGATGCGATACTGGGTATGAATGAGTTGAGAATGCGATGAATCGGAAGCGAGATCAATTGACTCTTGAATGAATCTATTCTCACCTCCATCGCATCCAGGTCCGGCGCATGTTCCAACGCGAATTGCCCTGTCGCAAAGATCACTAATTTCCGCCGGTCCCCGCTATCTTACAGTGACAATTCGAGTTAGTCTGGCGCGCAATTGATGATGGTTTTCCGACGGTTGCATAACGGCGAATTCCGACGGACCCCTCACTGCGCTCGAGGCACTGAACCGCGCTGCTGGGACCTCACTGTAGCGCAGATAACCCCCGATAAGAGCTTCATGACGTGTGATGCCGTCGCACTCACTTCAACTGCGAAGAGTCTCGAGAGTCAATCTGATATTATGAGAGAATAAACCCTGATATTTCCCCTCGTTCGAAGCGACCAAGATTATACACAAACGCAATCCATTGATCATTCTTAGTGTAAAGCTCACGCGAACATCACCATGTCCAAAGACCGTAAGCCAGTTCTCATAGTCGGCGCTGGAGTCGTCGGCCTGGTCCTCGCCCACGGCCTCAAGAAGGTAATATATCTCTCCAACCTCATCAATTGACCTACTGATATGGATCTTGAAGCTTGGCATTCCTTTTCAGATCTACGAACGCGACAGTCACATCAGCTCCCGCGGTCAAGGCTGGGCCATAACACTCCATTGGGTCCTCCCATTCCTGAGAGAACTCTTATCAGAAGAAGCGTTCAAAGACGTTGAGTCAGTCCAAGTCGACCCAGAAGCCGACCGTCAAGGACTCGGAAAATTTGTGTTCATCAATCTCGAGACCCTGGAGCCCAAATTCCTCATCCCGCCTGGCGATCGACGACGAGTTAATAGAGAGAAGCTGCGCAAGGTCTTGCTTAAGAGCGTTTCAGACCACGTCAATTGGAACAAACGACTTGCTTCGATTGAAGAGCGCGACGATGGAGTCGTCGCTATGTTCGAGGATGGATCTCGAGCTGAAGGGTCTCTCATCGTTGGTGTCGAGGGCAGCaactcaagaacaagaaaataTTTAGCACCAGAGTCATATCGAAACATTCGACTGCCGGTGCGATTTACTGGCGCAGCTCTAGATCTCACTCCAGAGCAGGTAAAGCCATTAAAAGATATCGATCCTCTGCTATTTCAAGGCTGCCATCCTGAGACAGGGACGTTCTTCTGGTTCAGCATGCTTGAAACACCAGTCGTTAATGGCACTGCCGGAACAGAGGATGAGCATTATCGTGTGCAAGTCATGATATCGTGGCCCATGAAAACACCAGAAGACGAAGTCAAAGCGACCGACGCGGAGCGCTTGGCATATATGAAGCAACGCGCCACAGAGTTTAACCCCGTTCTACGGGATACCGTTCAAAGAATCCCAGAGGGTTCAGAAGTGATCGAAATAGTCCTACAGGACTGGCCGTGTCCGCCTTGGGATAACCGCAACGGCAGCGTTACTCTAGCTGGCGATGCAGCGCATGCGATGACCATGTATCGAGGCGAAGCAGCTAATCATGGCATTCTTGATGCTTATCGGTTGACTAAGGCTTTGGAGGGAGCTTATCATGAAGGAAAGGGGTTAAATGAAGCTATTGACGAGTATGAGGCGGAGTTAAGGGAGAGGACCAAGGTCGCTGTGTTATTAAGTCGACAGGCTTGCTTGGACGCTCATGATTGGGACGGGTTAAATGAGAACTCGGCtgttctgaagaagagggcaATTGCGGGAGTTTAGTTATACTCAATACAGGCATTGAGCGTCAAACGTTGACCTTaaaagaagatgaatgtGATGCTATCTGCACGCTTGATGTAAGTAGATTGATATGGCTCTGTACAACGATGGCCAAAACCCGTCCTTTGACGTTCAACTTAACAATTTGGTATCAACTTGCTCTGTAAAACCTTCTGACACTCAAAAGATCACATAGCACCTCGCGATTACTGTTTTTTACATAGTTATGCAGGAATTTTTGGCTGTGTATAGGGTATGTATGCGATGCTCAACTGCACCATTTGCTAGGCCTGACCTGACAGCCCAACCAGTGACTAAATTACCTTATCATTATCGCCAAACTGATAGCGCTGATAACAACCGTTATCGGCCAAATGATCTGTCGCAAACTACTCCGTATCTACAAGCTACAACAGCGCCTGAgctgagagaggaagaacaaTGAAGAGCTTAGAAGAACTATGCAACAAGATTGACACCTATTTGTTTCCGTGGGTTTGAACTGCAGAACTCTGAATAAGGGACAAACTGCTCGTGACGTCATCTCAAAATGTAGAGAATCAATCGGCTCTCGGACAAAATCGGCGCCGCTATCCGACAGTCACGGGAGAAGAACACGATCAGCGGGACCCGTCGCTGATTTGATCCAATGCGCTTTGCTTGGCCTGCAGCCGTCGCAAAGTTATCATTGCGACGGCCATGACAGCGCTAAACCGAAAGAAGAACAGGCGATGAATACCGCGGATGAGCTGGGCTGTCAATAGAATAGAATAGACCTCTGTAGGTTCAATCATGACCGTCTTGGTAGTCTACAAACATTTGCAATCATAATCTAAACTTGATTTCTTGCCTTATCGCAACCATTCATTCACTGGAGTTGTCGCTGCCAAAATGCCTTCAGCTTACCCCAAGCCCATTCTGCCACCATCTCTCATCGCCGTCACTGGAGCCAATGGCTTCATAGCCCAACACTGTATTGCACTTCTTCTATGTGAAGGATACAAGGTTTTGGGTACCGTCAGATCTCAGACAAAAGTTGAGCAAGTTCTTGAACTACACGGCAGAGATCCCAATCTCTCTGTTAGAGTAGTCGAGGACATCACTTCCGTTGAATCATACATCTCAGCCTTTGGCTCCATTCGACCTGATGCAATTCTACACCTCGCTGCTCCTTTTCACTATGACACAACAAACTTGGAAAAAGACCTCATGATCCCTGCTGTCAAGGGTTCAACTGCCATCCTCAACGCAGCAAATCAGCTTGGTGGCGTCAGGCGCATTGTGCACACCAACTCGTTTGCAGGTATCTACGATGCCTCAAAAGGACTGCAGCCGGGCAAGATTTATACCGCCAAAGATTGGTCTCCATTGACATACGAGGATGGTGTAAATGCACCTGCTGCAGCAGTTGCATACCGCGCCAGCAAGACCGTTGCCGAAAAGGTGGCGTGGAAGTGGATGGAAGAGAACCCAGCTGCACATTTCGACCTTGTTAGCCTGAACCCAGCCATGGTATTTGGGCCATTCCTGCAGGGCGCTGTGCCCAAGTCATCGGAACATCTCAACACTTCCAACCAAATCGTCTATGGTATTGTCTCCGCCGGCCAAGACGGCGAGATACCTGCCACAAAAGGCCCTGTCTGGGTTAGTGTCAAAGATGTAGCTCTTGCGCACCTCAAGGCTATTCAAGTCCCTGAAGCGAGTGGTGAAAGATATCTTCTTGCAGCGGGAGTATACTGCAATCAAGAGATCGCGGATGTCGCAAGGGAGGTTGCCGGGAAGAATAAGGATAAAATCCCCAAGGGTACACCGGGTCTGAGGGAGGCGTCTTCGCATTTTGGTGTAGATGCAAGTGCAACTGAGAAGGCATTGGGTATCAAGTGGCAGAGTTTGGACGACATGTTGTCGGGCTTGCTGCCGCAGCTATTTGAGATacagaagaaggacgagTAGAAGTTTACAGACTACATAGAATGATAAGCAGGATTAATTGAGAAGTGATATTCGTCGATTGACCAGTGAGCTCATATTGTTCCCCGCGGAATCAattacagtccgcaggggttacaaatgtgcatttccgcaatttaaataggtatttttgccacaacgg of Fusarium musae strain F31 chromosome 5, whole genome shotgun sequence contains these proteins:
- a CDS encoding hypothetical protein (EggNog:ENOG41~CAZy:CE10~MEROPS:MER0034548) — translated: MTQDTKHEALQPVHPSMKGKLDPVFEKLYNDNVANTPLKPIDLGILRSKYSVLYSYGTGPAPDVARQYDTQIVTHEGITLDVRVYEPDTDGPWPVHIDYHGGGWGLGDLDTESHICKHICNVAGVAVIDVAYRLVPENAFPCGVTDSFAALKYIYEKGAERFSIDPERISVGGVSAGGFISLALAHMARDAGIPLKLVAVGTPVIDDLSQYSSASDSPFKSMQENEHAPTLNWGRLAWFDKLKWSSLGSTPEAIAEKRAQIPAIYGNLFKADNFNNLAKTVIYTAGADPLRDEGEAYGMKLIEHGNEVTMKRFPGVPHPFMHMDKDLWQAKQFILQTAGAIRTALHEL
- a CDS encoding hypothetical protein (EggNog:ENOG41) translates to MSKDRKPVLIVGAGVVGLVLAHGLKKLGIPFQIYERDSHISSRGQGWAITLHWVLPFLRELLSEEAFKDVESVQVDPEADRQGLGKFVFINLETLEPKFLIPPGDRRRVNREKLRKVLLKSVSDHVNWNKRLASIEERDDGVVAMFEDGSRAEGSLIVGVEGSNSRTRKYLAPESYRNIRLPVRFTGAALDLTPEQVKPLKDIDPLLFQGCHPETGTFFWFSMLETPVVNGTAGTEDEHYRVQVMISWPMKTPEDEVKATDAERLAYMKQRATEFNPVLRDTVQRIPEGSEVIEIVLQDWPCPPWDNRNGSVTLAGDAAHAMTMYRGEAANHGILDAYRLTKALEGAYHEGKGLNEAIDEYEAELRERTKVAVLLSRQACLDAHDWDGLNENSAVLKKRAIAGV
- a CDS encoding hypothetical protein (EggNog:ENOG41) translates to MSTAVPVDGADVDMTATLPELSWDLTTDSGWLDILPETPPVAEDSPDSLPNTTLTLYTPSLVPDITSPHDKALLNHYSNIVASVLSRHPNTTSNPYLSYLVPMAVSNQLILHCVLALSATHWQKLQPDMRDRALYHKGQATQSLAGLLPHVDGGSVDVALVSCLLLCMSELFDGTSAGWKLHLQGAKRLLSTVKSQTGGNLAGHFKFFVKLARFLDSAATTSTCKPPLIDDKTVATTPEPTEDSSNDDAAVYGIPKELFHMVDRVNNLASKRGTRVDEASEALFREEAERVQGRLDNWAYDYGGLAGAVASLSPTNDDVLHATTAYEWALRLRLHQITEGYSLTEKVFECVQHILDSAQKIRYGSPLESCLLFPLVMAGGACNCLEQRMVVQDRLMIMERTCGFGYVHQSRELVETVWKRRETESMVNWARIRYEEMGGLALY
- a CDS encoding hypothetical protein (EggNog:ENOG41), producing MPSAYPKPILPPSLIAVTGANGFIAQHCIALLLCEGYKVLGTVRSQTKVEQVLELHGRDPNLSVRVVEDITSVESYISAFGSIRPDAILHLAAPFHYDTTNLEKDLMIPAVKGSTAILNAANQLGGVRRIVHTNSFAGIYDASKGLQPGKIYTAKDWSPLTYEDGVNAPAAAVAYRASKTVAEKVAWKWMEENPAAHFDLVSLNPAMVFGPFLQGAVPKSSEHLNTSNQIVYGIVSAGQDGEIPATKGPVWVSVKDVALAHLKAIQVPEASGERYLLAAGVYCNQEIADVAREVAGKNKDKIPKGTPGLREASSHFGVDASATEKALGIKWQSLDDMLSGLLPQLFEIQKKDE